The Nocardia sp. BMG51109 nucleotide sequence CGACCGGGACGTCCAATACCGCTCGGCAGATCGGGACCGCCTGCGGTGTCGCGATATTCGGCGCCGTCGCCGGGTCGCCCGCGGACGGAGGGTTCATCGACGGGATCCATCTGCTGGCGGCCGCCGCGGCGGTGGCATGGGCCGGCGCGCTGGCGCTGACCCGCTTCGGCATAGCGCACGATTCCCCTCGTTGACCTCGCATTGTCCACCGTCCGGCCAACGAGACGGCGCTCGATCCGACCACATCGGTACGGGGCCGGTCGTGTCCCGGCCGGCTGCCGGGCCGGGCGTCGGGATCGGCGACACGGACCCGCATTACCGCGCGCAGACCGGTTGCGGGGATACGCTTTTCGAACGAAGTAGCGAAAGACGGGCGGAAGTGGTGACGACGAGCCGGATCGAGGACGTGCAGGCCGGCCTGCTCGACGACGTGCGCGACGCCGTCTCGTTCGGGTTCGAGGAGGCCGACGAGGCGCTCGCCGCGATGGTCGCCGTGCAGATCGAGGAACGCCCGCGCGGCGGTGCGCTGATCACGCAGCGGCTGGGGCTGGACGGCGAGCGCCCCGAGACCCTGACGCTGATCGGCCTGCGGTACGGGCTGTCGCGGGATCGGGTGCGGCAGTTGTACACCCGCGCCGTGGGCCAGATGGTCCGCCGAGTGCAGTCCACCGGCTACCCCGACACCGCGATCTTCGCGGAGCGCTATCCCGTCGGCCGGCAGGACGAGCGCCTCGTGCGCACGCTGCTGGCCGAGATCTACGCCACCGACAGCGATATCGCCGCGCAGGACCTCGCCTATCTGCGCCTGCGACTGGCCGGCCACGCACTACTGGATGCGAAACGCATGGCGGGCTTCGTATTTCAGCGCATCGCCGGATGGCAGCAGCGGGGGCGCTGGCATCTGCCCACCCCCAGGCACACCGAACCCGTTGCCGGACAACTCGTTCCCCTGCTGCGCCGCGCCGACTGGCCGAGCGGTGCGCCCGATCCGCTGCCCGGCTCCCCCGCCGCCACGCCCGACGCGCACGACGATGCCCGCGGATTCGTATTCGCCGAGAAGCTGGACCGCGAAACGACATTCGATACGGCGCTGGAGGCCCGGCTGCTGCGCATGCTCGACGAGAGCGAACAGGTGGTCACCTTCACCGAGCGTCCCGGTGGCATCGACTACCGGCTCGACGATGCCGAGCGCGCGCACCACCCGACCGTCGCCGCCCGGCTCACCGACGGCCGCACCCTCGCGATCGATGTCGTCCCGCTCGCCAGGCTCGCCGTCCACGGCAACCGGGTCAAGCTCGACGCCGCCCGCACCTGGGCGCACGACCGCGGCTGGGGCTGGCTGGTCTACACCGGCAGCCGCCTCGGCGAACCCGACCTGCGCCGCCACTCCGTCGAGCCCCGCGGCGAGAACATCCTGCGCAATCGCCTCGCCACCGGCCCGCTGGCCTGGCCCGAATTCCGCCGGATCGTCGACGAAACCGGCTTGGACATGGTGGATTTCACCGCTCTGGTGCTGCGCCACGGCTGGCGATGGGAACGCGGCCCGTTCCAGCTGGCCGCCGGTACATAACCACCGCAGCCGCAACCACGCCCGACCCGTACGGGCCACCCGTCACCGGCTGCTGCCGGGAACGGGGCCGCCCCGGTGGCCGTCGACGCGCCGGGCCGGCATTCTCAGCAGGATCGCCTCCAGCGCAAGAGTCAGCGTTCCGGTCACGACGCCGACCGGCGAGGCAGGCATCATGAACGCGGTATGACCGATCAGGAGGCCGCCCGCCGGCCAGATCCGGTGCCGGTCGTTCCAGTCCGCGGCGGCACGCCGGCGCATCAGCGTCCACCCGGATCCGGATGCCGGCACGGCCGCCACCGCGAACGGGATCGACAGCGCGGCACCGGACCCGAACAGTGAACCGGTACCCAGCCGCCCCGTTCACCCGACGGGTGAGAGCGCTGTCCGCACCCCGTCCGGCGGAGCCCTCGTTCCATCCGGTCTCGTCATCGGGCACGCGCGTCGACCAGCCCTTGGATATCGATCTTCGTCATGGCGTGCAGCGCGGTCAGGACTCGTTCGGCCGCGTCCGGTCCGGCGCCGTCGAGCAGTTCGCCGACGGCCTTCGGCACGACCTGCCAGGTCACCCCGAAACGATCGGTCAGCGACCCGCCGGGGCCCTCCTGCCCATCGGCGGTGAGGCCCGTCCACACGGCATCCACCTCGTCCTGGGTGTCACATTCGACATACAGCGAGATTCCTGCGCCGAATCCGAACTGCGGGCCTCCGTCGTACGCGATGCAGCGCTGTCCGGCCAATTCGAAGGTGACGGTGGCACGACCGTCGGCACCGCGGCGGATTTCGAGGATCTCGGAACCCGCTATGACCCTCGTATAGAGTTCGGCAGCTTCCTCGGCTCGGCCGTCGAACCACAGAAATGTGTTCACCTGCATACTTGTTCTCCTGGCTTTTCCGGTCTCAGCGGAGGGTCGCCGAGGCGGCGTAATCCTCGAGTTCGACAGTGTTGGCCACCTTCTCCATACCGCGCACGACCAGGCTTTTCGGCAGATAGGGCAGCATCCGGACGGATCGGTTGCGCAGCCAGAGCTGCGCCCGGGAATTCGGCGTCAGACCGCCGTTCCCGGCATGGCGCGCGAATTCCTGGGCCCGGTCGGCGAATTCGCGCATCTTCTGCTCATAGGCGATGTAGGCGCGGTGATGGTCGCCGCCGGCCCGCATGAGTTCTCCGGCGAGGATGTATCCCCCGACCAGCGCCAGACTGGTCCCGATACCCGACATCGGCGAGGCACAGTAGCCCGCGTCGCCGAGCAGTACGCACCGGCCGCGCGACCACGACTCCATCCGGACCTGACCGACCCTGTCGAAGTAGAAGTCGGGCGCGTCCCCGATCGCGGACAGCATCCGCGGGATCTCCCACGTATCGCCTTCGAACGCGCGGATCACGATCCGTTTCTGCGCCTCGATGTCCCGCCGGTCGTATCGCAGCGGCGCCGAGCGCACGAAGAAGCCCGCCAGCACCGCTCCCGGCGTGGGTTGCGGGGCCAGGCCGGCGGTGCGGCCCGGGCGCCCCGCGCCGCCGGGCATCGTGTACATCAGCTGCCACCCCTCGAGATCCAGTGCCGTGGTGGTGGTGAACAGCGAGACGTAACAGCCCAGATCGCGGAGGTAACGCTCCCGCGGGCCGAATACCAGCCGGCGGACGGTGGAGTGCACACCATCCGCGCCGATCAGCAGATCGAACCGCCGAGCCCCGCCCGCCTCGAACTCGACACGGACGCCGTCGTCGTCCTGTTCGACGGCGGTGATCGAATCGCCGAACACGTACTCGACGTCGTCACTGGTCGTGTCGTGGAGGATCCGAGCCAGATCCGTGCGAAGGATCGCCAACTCGGCGACGGGGCCGCCCGAATCTCCGTAGACGTCGGTCCCCATCGTCGCCACCCGCTTACCGCGCCGGTCGACGAACGCCATACCGCGGGCTCCCGTATGCGCCTGGCGAACCCGGGGCAGGATGCCGGTCCGCTCGGCCACCAGCCGGGCGGTACCGCGGATGTCGACTGCGTGACCACCGCTGCGCGGCCCGGGCGCGCGCTCCACCACCGTCGGCTCGAAACCGAACCGGTGCAGCCAATGCGCCAGCGTCGGTCCGGCAATCCCGGCACCGGAAATGAGGATGCGCCGGTTCTTCATGAGTTCTCCCTGCCATACCGTCAACTTCGTGCGTACGTCGTATATACCGTTGTCAGTCAACGTAACTAAATTCGCTGTCTGAAGCCATATTTCGAGGAACAAAGTGACCTAGTTCGGTCGAAATTGAACTAGTACACTCAAGAGTCGGCCAACCGATCGGAGAACCCCCGTGCCATCGCCGCAGCACCCGGATCCGCCGTACCGGACGATCGCCGCAGAGATCCGCACCCGGATCGAGACAGGCGATCTCCGCCCCGGCGACCGGCTCCCGTCCATCCGGCAGATCGCGCACCGATGGGGGGTCGCGATCGCGACCGCGACCAAGGTGACCGCCGTACTCCGTCAGGAGGGACTGGTCGAACCGAAGGTCGGAGCCGGCACGGTGGTCGCAACCCGGCGCACCGTCACGTCGCGACAAGCGAGCCCCGACCGAATGTCCCACCAGGAGCATCTGATTCGCCGCGCGATCAGGATCGCCGACACCGAGGGACTCGACGCGGTGTCGATGCGACGGCTCGCGGCCGATCTCGGCGTCGGTCCGATGTCGCTGTACCGACACATCACCGACAAGAGCGAGCTGCTGGTGCAGATGGCCGACACGGCTTTCGGCGAACTCGGGCTCCCCGAGCCGGAACCGGGCGAGTGGCGCGCCAACCTCGAACTCATCGCCCGCCTGCACTGGAAACTGTGCCGACGGCACCTCTGGCTCCCCCGGGCCGTCTCGTTCACCCGCCCACTGCTCGTGCCCACCATGATGGCGCACACCGAATGGGTACTGCGTGCACTCGACGGGCTCGGCCTCCCCGTGAAAACCTGCTACCACGAAGCACTCACCCTGCATGCCCTGGTCCTCACCAGCGCTCTGGCCGTGGCCGACGAGGCCGAAGCGGAACAGAACACGGGGATGACGCTCGACCGGTGGAATGCGGGTCAGCAACCGCGCGCACGCGAAATCCTCCGCAGCGGCCGATTCCCGCTACTCGCCGCCGTTACCCAAGACACCGCGCCGGACCTGGACGGCCTGTTCGACTACGGCCTCGCACGCCACCTCGACGGCTTCGCGGCTCTGTTCACCGATCGCCCCTCCTGATCCGACCGCCCGGCACCTCCCTCCGGCGGCGCCGAACAACCGGACAGGACATCCCCGCCGAGACCGGACCGAGCCGCATCCGGGCGTGATGTTTCCCCCGCGCGCCTGCGGGCAAGACGAGCACATCGTCACTTGGACCGACAACCGGACTGTGTCATGAATCGGGATTCGACATGAGTATTGCAACGGGCGCATGGAACATAGCGAGAACCACGGGCTCGACGGCCGTGCACGCGGCGGAGGCGGTGGGCGGGGCCGCCGTCGGCGCGGTCACCGGAGCCGCCCGCGGCACGATCGCGGGGGCGGTGTCCGGGGCCCGCGGGCGGGTCGACGTGCCGACGGCAACCGTGCTCGGCGTCGCGGCGGCGGGACTGACCGGGCTGGTCGAATGGCCCGTCGCACTGGCGGTCGGCGGAATCGCGGGGAGCGCGTACCTGCTGCGCCGGTCGCTGTCCTCGGATGTGCGGACGACGGCGGAAGGAGCATCCGAACCGCCCGCGCAGGCGAACCGGGGTCCGCGTCCCGCGCGCGCCGAGCGAGCCACGTCCGGGGCCGACGCGCCGAAGAGCGCATCCGAGCCCGGCACGAAGACGGGCGCCTCCCGAACCGGCGCGCGGAAGGGCACACGGACCGAGTCCGCGAGCCGGAGTCGACGGGCCGAGTCGGCCCCCGGCTCGAAGTGATGGTGTCGCTGCGTCGGATAGCGTCGGTGCCGGCCCGGGTGCCGCTGACCCTCACGGGGACCGCGATAGGTCTGGTGCGGCGGCCTGCGGGGGCTGCCGCGCGGCTGGTGAGCCCCGATCTCGAGGCGGTCGCGACGGAGCTGACCGACGGCATCGGCCGCGACCTGGGTGCCCTGTTCGATCCCCGCCGGCTGCGGCAGCAGCGGCGGGTTACCGTGCACGCCAATCGCATTCACGCCGAGGTGCGGGGGCTGCGCTCCGGCCGCGAGGTCGGCGACCGCCTGCGCCGGCAGCTGGTCCGTACACCGGGCGTGGAGTGGGTTCGGATCAACGCCCCTACCGGCCGAGTCACCGTCGCCGCCGATTCCCGGCTGACACCCGCCGGATTGGAGGCCGTTCTCGAGCGCGTCGAAGCGCAGGCGGGCACCGCCGACCATGCCTGGAGCCGGACCCTGGAACATCCCTCCGACCGGGAACCCGTGCTGACCTCGGCGCTGCAGTTGGCCGGCGATGTGGTGGGCCTGGGCGCGGCGCTCAGCGGGCGGGTCCTGCCGTTGCCCACGCCCGTGCACGCGTTCCGGTCGGCGGTCGCGCTGGTGGACGGGCAGCCGCGGCTGCGCGGGGCGCTCGAAGCACAGCTGGGCCGCCATCGCACCGAGGCCGTGCTCACCACCGCCAATGCCGTCGGCCAAGCCCTGGACGCGGAGGCGGCGAGCCTGTTCGCCGATGCCGCGCAGCGCGCGACACGTCTGGTGGAGGCCGCGGCCCGCTACGCCCGGTGGCGGAGCTGGGAGCAGCTCATCGCCGACCCGAACCACCCGGACGTGCCCGAATACGATGCGCCGCAGGCACGCCCGGCCGCCCGCCCGCGCGGACCGGTCGAACGCTGCGCCGACGAGACCGGCACCGGATCGGCCCTGGCGGCCGCCGCGACCCTGGCGGGTGGTCGCGGCCTCGCCGACGCCACCGACGCCGTGGTGTCGGGCGTGCCGAAGGCCGCCCGCGCCGGGCGCGAGACCTTCGCCGCCACCCTGGCCACCAGCCTGTCCGCCCGCGGCGTCCTGACCCTCGACCCGCGCATGTGGCGCCGCCTGGACCGCGCCTCGGCCCTCGTGGTCGACCATCGAGTGCTGCGCGGCGACCGGCGGGTGGTGCTGGCCGCCGAGTCCACCACCGACGGCTGGCCGACCGAGCACGTATGGAGCGCCGCGCAGCGCCTGCTGTGGCGCGACGAGTCCGAACTGCCCATCCCGCCGCCGAGCGGCCGTCGGCGCCACGATCTCGAGCTGACGGCCGACCCCGAACCCGCCACGCGCGGGAACACACCGGCCATCCCCCGGAATACACCCCCTACCGAAACGCCTGCCGGACAACCTGGTTCGGCACCTGTGCCCGACGACTGCGGTGCGCCGGCGAACGACAACACGGGTGCACCGGCGAACGACAACACGACCGAATCCGAGTCCTCCGATCCGAACACCAACCGCCGCACGGACAACACCATAGCGGCGACCTCGGACGCCTGGGACCCGACCACGAACCGCGCGGACGACACAGCGGCGACAACCCCGGACTCCCCGAACACGAACGCCCACAACACATCGGCCGCCCTGGACGCCGGGAACCCGGCCACACACCGCCAGGCGGCCGGCCCGAGTCCGACAACCGCAGGCTCCACGAACCCGCACGCGGACGATCCGGCAACAGCACCGAAACCCTCCGACCACGAACGCGATTCGACACCCGAGGACAACACGGCCGACGCCGCCGACCCCGCCGAACCACGCCGGTATGTGCTTCGGGAGAACGGCCGCCCGGTGGGCCGGGTGCTGATCGGGCGCGAATCGCATCCGGACGCGATCGGACTGCTCACCGCCGCCCGCCGGGCCGGCCTGCGGGTGGTGCTGGTCGGGGGTGCGGACACCGACGAATTGCGGCGCAGCGCCGACGAATTCGTGCCGGCGGGCGGATCCGACACCCGGCTCGTGCGTCGGCTGCAGCGGCAGGGGCACGTGGTCGCGGTGGTGAGCGGGCGTGCCCACCGGGCGCTCGGCGCCGCCGATCTGGGTATCGGGGTCGTCACCGAGCGGGCCGACGGGACACCGTCGATCCCCTGGCAGAGCGATGTGGTGAGCCCGGACCTGGACAATGTTCTGCGCATCATCGCCGCCGTGGGCCCGGCCCGCCGGGTGAGCGAGCGCGGCCGGGTGCTGACGCTGTCGGCGGCCACCCTCAGCGGCCTGCTGCTGGCTTCCGGGCCCGCCGCGACCCGGCCGGCCCGCGCCACCAGCCCGCTCGCGGCCGCCACGATATTCGGGGTGCTGACGGGCGTGCACAGCGGGCGCCGGGCGGCCGGCGCACCGGCACCGGCACGGATCGCGCTGGTGCCGTGGCACGCCCTGGAACCCGACGAGGTGCTGGCCCGGCTCCCGCAGCCGGAGCGGCCACCGCCATCGCCGCCGCGGTCCCGGCTCCCGGCGACGGCCGCCCGGATCGGGCGGCAATTCGCCGCGCCCGCCGCAACATTCGCCGATGTCGCCCGGCAGATGCGCCGCGAACTGTCGGACCCGATGACCCCGCTGCTGGCGGTGGGCGCGGTCGCGTCCGCGCTGCTGGGTTCCCCCACCGACGCCGTACTGGTCGGATCCGTACTCGGGCTGAACGCCGCCGTATCGGCGCTGCAGAGCCGCCGCGCGCGCATCTCCCTGCACCGGATGCTGCTGGGCGAACGCCTGCAGGCCCGCCGGATCACCGAAGACGGCGAAATCCGCACCCCCGCCGACGATCTGCTCCCGGGCGACATCATCGCGCTCGGCGGCGGCGAGGTGGTACCGGCCGACGCCCGGCTGCTGGAGGTCGACGGCCTGGAACTCGATGAGTCGGGCCTCACCGGCGAATCGGTCCCCGTCGAGAAGCGCACCGCCGCGACTCCCGGTGCGCCACTGGACGATCGGTCCTGCATGGCCTACGAGGGCGGCGTGGTCGTCAGCGGCACGGCCCGCGCGGTCGTGGTCGCGGTGGCCGACGGCACCGAGACCGGCCGCGCGCTCGCCGCGGCCGGGCCGCCGCCGTCCGGCGGCGTCCAGGCCCACCTGCGCACCCTGACCGAGCGCGTACTGCCGTTCACCCTCGGCGGCGGAACCGCCGTCACCGCAACGAGTTTCCTGCGCGGGCTGCCGCTGCGCCCGGCGCTGGCCGACGGCCTGGCGGTGGCGGTCGCCGCGGTCCCGGAGGGGTTACCGCTGGTGGCGACCGTCGCACAGCTCGCCGCCACGCGCCGCCTGTCGCGGCGCGGCGTCCTCGTCCGCACCGGCCGGACCATCGAGGCGCTGGGCCGAGTGGACACGGTGTGCTTCGACAAGACCGGAACCCTCACCGAGGGACGGCTGAGCGTGGTGACCCTCGCCGACCTCGACGAGCGCTGGGACGCCGGGGAATTCGCCGAGTCGGCCCAGTCGCGGCGACTGCTGCGCGCGGCCGCCCGCGCCTGCCCGTCCCCGAACGGCCACCCGCCTGTGCACGCCACCGACCGCGCCGTGGTCGAGGCCGCCGATACCAGCCTCGGCGCCCGGGCCGCGAAGGTCTGGGATCCGATCGAGGAGGTGCCGTTCGAGAGTTTTCGCGGATACGCCGCCACCGTCGGCCACACCGCCCACCACATCCGGCTCGCGGCCAAGGGCGCTCCGGAGGTGCTGCTGCCCCGCTGCGACCAGGTGCTGCGCGCCGACGGCGAAGGCGGCCACCGGGTTTCGGCCTTCACCGCGGACGCCCGCGCCGATGCGGACGCCGCGATCCAGCGGCTCGCCGAACGCGGCCTGCGGGTGCTCGTGGTGGCGCGCCGGGATTTCGCGGACGCCCCCGACCACGTCGACGGCGAGGTGGAACATCTCACCCTGCTCGGCTTCGCCGGCATCGCCGACCACCCGCGCCCCCAGACCCCCATGCTGGTGCGGGAGCTGGCCGGTAACGAGATCGGGATCCGGATGATCACCGGGGATCACCCCGTGACCGCCCGCGCGGTCGCCGAACAGCTCGGCATTCCGGCCGGCACCGTCGCCACCGGCGCCGACCTGGATGCCCTCGACGAGGACGGCAGCGCCGACCTGATCGAGCGGGCCACCGTCTTCGCCCGCGTCTCACCGGAACACAAGGTGCGCATCGTCTCGGCGCTGCAGCGGCGCCGGCACGCGGTGGCGATGGTCGGCGACGGCAGTAACGACGCCGCAGCCATCCGCACCGCCGACGTCGGGATCGGGCTGGCCGCGCGCGGGTCGGTGGCCGCGCGCGAGGCCGCCGACCTGATCCTCACCCGGTCGGCGAACGGCGCCGATCCGGCCGTGCTGCTGCACGCGCTGGCGGAGGGCCGCGACATGTGGCAGCGGGTGCGCGACGCGATCGGCGTGCTGGTCGGCGGCAACGCCGGCGAGGTCACCTTCACCGTGCTGGGCACGCTGCTGTCCGGGCAGGCGCCGATCGGCACCCGGCAGTTCCTGGTGGTCAACCTGCTCACCGATCTCGGGCCGGCGATGGCGGTCGCGCTGTCGCGGACCGGCGCGACCACCACCGATTCCGGCGCGCCCGCCCTGAGCGCCCCGGCCGATCTGGGCGGTGCGTTCCTGCGCGCGGTCGCGGTGCGCGGCGCGAGCACCGCCGCCGGTGCGGCCGGGGCATGGCTGCTCGGCCGGGCCACCGGGCGTCCCCGGCGCGCCGAGACGATGGCGCTGGCCGCGCTGATCGGCACCCAGCTCGGCCAGACCCTGATGGTCGGGGCCCGCAGCCCGCTGGTGTGGGCGACGGTCGGCGGCAGCGGGGCCCTGCTGGCTGCGATCATCATGACGCCGGGCGTGAACAGCTTCTTCGGCTGTGTGCCGCTCGGCCCGGTGGCCTGGGCGATCGTGTTCGGCAGCGCGGCCCTCGGGACGGGCGGGGCCGTCCTGGCGGGCCGCGCCGGGCCGATCAGCGGATCATGAAGCCGGCCACGATGAACGTGACGATCACCAGCATCGCGAAGCAGGTGATCAGCTGCCAGTGCAGCAGCGCCTCCCGCTGTTTGGCGATGGTGACCCGCAGCGTGGCGTCCACCCGGTTGTGATCGACCAGCCGGCGGCGGGCGGCGTCGAGTTCGTCGGCCGTCACCTCGGCGCGTTCGAGCCGGTGCAGCAGCTTGTGGACCTGCTTGGCCTTGTCGCGGGTCGCCTTGCGGGCCAGCGCCAGCGCGGTGCGCTGGTTCACCAGTTCCTGGCGCTGCTGCGCGATCAGGTGCGCCTGTGCCCGCGTGTGCTGCTCCCAGTCGGTCACTCTCGCCCATCCTCCTGTGGCTTCGTCGCGGTGTCCCCAGGCCATTTCCCCGGCCGCCCAGCATTCGATGAATTCCCGGACCGCCCAGGGTCTCTCCCGCGGTACCACCAGCCCGGACGGTCCGGCCTCGACCAGGCCCCCGACCACCCGGTAGTCACACACCTGCGGCGCGAAGTCGTCGACGCCCAGCGCCGGCAGCCGGCCGACCCAGTGGCCGGGCGGGCACAGCCACAGCACCTCGTCGCAGCCGACCGCGCGCAGCCGCGCCGTGCGCTCCTGTGCCTGCGCCAGCGAGACCGGCGCGCTGCGCACCTCGATCGCGCACAGCCGGTTGCCGCGCCGCCACAACACCGACGGTGTCTGCGCGCCCAGCGGCTTGTCCACCTCGGCGTCGGCGACGCCCGAGGCCAGCAGCCGCCCGCGCAGCCAATATTTCAGCCGCTGCACATCCCAGTGACAGTTCCCGCACTCGCTCTCGCGGCACTGCTCGCCGGCCTCGTGCCCGCGTGGATTGGGCTCCACCTCGGGGAAATTCACCGATTCCGGAGAAGACAGCACCGCCGCATGCCCGCGCTCGATCTGACCCAGTGCCTTCGTGTCCACCGCGACCACTTCCCCTGCCACTACACCCAGCGGGCCACAGCCGACCCGCTACTTCCAGATTGCCGCAACTGTCAGGGCCCTACACACGTTGATGCCCGTTTTCGTTACCCAACCGGGAGCCCAGCGTGATCATCGCGCCGCCGCGAGCGCCGTTACGTGCGAATTCGATACGGATCGAGCAAAATTCGCGAACACGTCGATGGCACTTTCCAGCCATCCGGATCGCCCGTCGCGCGGCGGGAGCGCGACCGCTCCCCGGCCGTTAAGCTTTCGGCCGATGACCGCCGACGGATACACCCCTGTATCGGCTCCGCGCGCCGCGCGAGTGGCCAATTCGGTCGCCTTCGGACTGCAGGGGTTCTTCCTCGCCGTCATCCTCACCGGGCTGCCGCAGCAGCGCGATCGGTTCGGGCTCGGCGACATCGCGATCCTGCTGGCGACGGTCCTGATCTCGCTGCTCGCGGCGGTGGGCAGCGTGACGGCCGAGCAACTGGCGGTGCGCTGGTCCAGCCGGACGGCACTACGCGCGGGGCTGGGCCTGATCGCGGTCGCCGGTGCGGGCATCGCGCTGGCACCCGATATCGCGGTGCTGTTCGTCGCCCTGGGCGGGTACGGAGTGGCGGTCGGCGTGGTCGACGCCGCGACGAATATGCAGGCGGTATTCATCCAGCACGGCTACGGCAAGATCGTGCTGTCGTCGTTCTACGCGGCCTGGAGCGCGGGCTCGATCCTCGGTGCGCTGTTCGTGTCGGCGTGCGCGGGCGCCGATGTGCCGCTACCGGTCACCCTGCTGACCGCCGCGGCGATCGTGCTGGCCGGCGGGCTGGGCTTCGGGCCATGGCTGCTCGGCACCCGGCAGGCCGAGGCCGAACCCGAGGAGGCGGCCGCGGCCGGAACCGTCGCGCTGCGGGCGTATCTGGCGATCGGGGTGGCCATGGCGCTGGTCTTCGCCGTCGATCTGGCGGTGGGCAACTGGTCGGCCCTGTATCTGCGCGACGATCTCGAATCCTCCACCGCGACGGCGGCGCTGGCGCTGGCCGCGTACCAGGGCGCGTCCCTGACCGGACGGCTGACCGGCGACCTGTGGGTGCGCCGGTTCGGGCCCCGGGCGGTGGTGCGGGCCGCGGCGGCAATCGGCGCGATCGGATTCGCGCTGGTCGCGACGGCGCCCGGGCCCGCGGCGGCGATCGCCGGATTCCTCGTCGCCGGTATCGGACTGCCCGTGATCGCGCCCCTGTGCTTCAGCGAGGCCGGGCAGCTCACCGGCGGACGCGGGCTGGATGCGCTGATCGCCCGGCTGAACCTGTTCAACTACGTCGGCACGCTGGTCGGCGGCGGCGTGGTGGGCGTGCTGGCCGACACCACCAGCCGCCGGATCGGCTATCTGCTGCCGCTGCTGTTCGCGGTCGCACTGTTCGCCTCGGCCCGCTTCTTCCACGCCCGGCCAACGTCCGGCACACCGCCCGCATCGCGATCCGGCCGTGCTGTACTGGGAGAATGAGCGAAATCCCAGTCACCGTCGATCGGGCCGGACGGTGGGACGCCGAGGCCCTCGGCGACGTTGCGGCAGCGACCTTTCCGCTGGCCTGCCCACCCGGGCTGACGGCCGCGGACATCGATACCTTCATCGCCCGGATACTGTCCGGCGAACGCTTCGGCGACTACCTCGCCGACCCCGCCCGCACCGTCCTCAAGGCGGTGGCCGGCGGGGATATCGTCGGCTACGCGATGCTGGTGGCGGGCGAGCCCACCGATCCGGAACTCGCCACCGCGATGGGCCGCGGCCCGCTGCTGGAGATCAGCAAGCTGTACGTGCTGCCCGGCCACCACGGCGCCGGAGTGTCGGCGGCGCTGATGAGCGCCGCGGTCGACAGTGCCCGCAGCGGCGGCTACGGCGGCGTCTGGCTGGGCGTCAACCAGGACAACGGCCGCGCCCGGCGCTTCTACGTCAAGCACGGCTTCCGCACCGTCGGCACCAAGACCACCGCCGTCGGCACGCAGGTCTGCCACGACTACGTCATGGGCCGGGAACTCTGACCGCCCGTCAGGACAGCAACTTCGCCCGCAGCGCCGCGATATCCGCGTCGGTCAGCCGCAGGCCGTCGCGCAGATAGCCGTCGAAGCCGCCGTAGCTGCGGTCCACCTGGTCGAAGGCGGCATCCAGGGCCGGCTGCACGACGCCGTTGAGCGGATCGTTCGGCCCGGCGCCGCGGTAGTGGTTGGACAGCAGGAAGTCGTAGTTCACCGTCTCGCGATCCACGCCGAGCGCCGTCAGCAGCACCGCCGACAGCCAGCCCGTCCGGTCCTTGCCCGCGGTGCAGTGATAGAGCACCGCACCGTCGGTATCGATGATGTCGTGCAGGATCGAGGCGAACCCGGCGTTCGCGCC carries:
- a CDS encoding FAD-dependent monooxygenase, whose protein sequence is MKNRRILISGAGIAGPTLAHWLHRFGFEPTVVERAPGPRSGGHAVDIRGTARLVAERTGILPRVRQAHTGARGMAFVDRRGKRVATMGTDVYGDSGGPVAELAILRTDLARILHDTTSDDVEYVFGDSITAVEQDDDGVRVEFEAGGARRFDLLIGADGVHSTVRRLVFGPRERYLRDLGCYVSLFTTTTALDLEGWQLMYTMPGGAGRPGRTAGLAPQPTPGAVLAGFFVRSAPLRYDRRDIEAQKRIVIRAFEGDTWEIPRMLSAIGDAPDFYFDRVGQVRMESWSRGRCVLLGDAGYCASPMSGIGTSLALVGGYILAGELMRAGGDHHRAYIAYEQKMREFADRAQEFARHAGNGGLTPNSRAQLWLRNRSVRMLPYLPKSLVVRGMEKVANTVELEDYAASATLR
- a CDS encoding VOC family protein, with translation MQVNTFLWFDGRAEEAAELYTRVIAGSEILEIRRGADGRATVTFELAGQRCIAYDGGPQFGFGAGISLYVECDTQDEVDAVWTGLTADGQEGPGGSLTDRFGVTWQVVPKAVGELLDGAGPDAAERVLTALHAMTKIDIQGLVDARAR
- a CDS encoding GntR family transcriptional regulator, with the protein product MPSPQHPDPPYRTIAAEIRTRIETGDLRPGDRLPSIRQIAHRWGVAIATATKVTAVLRQEGLVEPKVGAGTVVATRRTVTSRQASPDRMSHQEHLIRRAIRIADTEGLDAVSMRRLAADLGVGPMSLYRHITDKSELLVQMADTAFGELGLPEPEPGEWRANLELIARLHWKLCRRHLWLPRAVSFTRPLLVPTMMAHTEWVLRALDGLGLPVKTCYHEALTLHALVLTSALAVADEAEAEQNTGMTLDRWNAGQQPRAREILRSGRFPLLAAVTQDTAPDLDGLFDYGLARHLDGFAALFTDRPS